The following coding sequences lie in one Micromonospora sp. R77 genomic window:
- a CDS encoding M16 family metallopeptidase — MAPSGNVRHAAGSEPARGGAPARAVTRTLSDDPLGGTVRRTVLPSGLRVLTEAIPAMRSVSFGIWVAVGSRDETGPQAGAAHFLEHLLFKGTKKRSALDISAEIEAVGGETNAFTTKEYTCYYARVLDEDLPLAIDVMCDAVADSVLEPADVETERGVILEEIAMHDDEPGDEVHDLFARAVYGDHPLGRLISGTEETVTPMSRRQIQSFYRRRYTPPQIVIAAAGNLDHAVVVKLVRQALRGTPLDADPAAPAPHRAATPAVRTKPAATVVEPKETEQAHVILGCPGIDRTDERRFALGVLNNVLGGGMSSRLFQEIRERRGLAYSVYSYASQYADSGLFAVYAGCAPGKVDEVLELTRAELARVAAEGITEAELARGKGMSKGSFVLGLEDTGSRMSRLAKGELLYGDLMPVDELLTRVDAVTLDDVNALAAELLGRPMSLAVVGPFDEGAFSVSR, encoded by the coding sequence GTGGCGCCGTCCGGGAACGTCCGGCACGCCGCGGGGTCGGAGCCGGCCCGGGGCGGTGCGCCGGCCCGGGCGGTGACCCGCACGCTGAGTGACGACCCGCTGGGCGGCACGGTGCGCCGTACCGTCCTGCCGAGCGGCCTGCGGGTGCTCACCGAGGCGATCCCGGCGATGCGCAGCGTCTCGTTCGGCATCTGGGTGGCGGTCGGCTCGCGGGACGAGACGGGTCCGCAGGCGGGTGCCGCGCACTTCCTGGAGCACCTGCTGTTCAAGGGCACCAAGAAGCGCAGCGCGCTGGACATCTCCGCCGAGATCGAGGCGGTGGGCGGCGAGACCAACGCGTTCACCACCAAGGAATACACCTGCTACTACGCCCGCGTGCTGGACGAGGACCTGCCGCTGGCCATCGACGTGATGTGCGACGCGGTCGCCGACTCGGTGCTGGAACCGGCCGACGTGGAGACCGAGCGGGGCGTCATCCTCGAAGAGATCGCCATGCACGACGACGAGCCCGGCGACGAGGTGCACGACCTCTTCGCCCGCGCCGTCTACGGCGACCACCCGCTCGGCCGGCTGATCTCCGGCACCGAGGAGACGGTCACCCCGATGAGCCGTCGGCAGATCCAGAGCTTCTACCGGCGGCGCTACACACCGCCGCAGATCGTCATCGCCGCGGCCGGCAACCTCGACCACGCCGTCGTGGTGAAGCTGGTCCGGCAGGCGCTGCGCGGCACCCCGCTGGACGCCGACCCGGCCGCGCCGGCTCCGCACCGGGCGGCCACCCCGGCGGTACGCACCAAGCCGGCCGCCACCGTGGTCGAGCCGAAGGAGACCGAGCAGGCGCACGTCATCCTCGGCTGCCCCGGCATCGACCGCACCGACGAGCGGCGGTTCGCCCTCGGGGTGCTGAACAACGTGCTCGGCGGTGGCATGTCCAGCCGTTTGTTCCAGGAGATCCGGGAGCGGCGCGGCCTGGCCTACTCGGTCTACTCCTACGCCAGCCAGTACGCCGACAGCGGCCTGTTCGCCGTCTACGCGGGCTGCGCGCCGGGCAAGGTGGACGAGGTGCTGGAGCTGACCCGCGCCGAGCTGGCCCGGGTGGCCGCCGAGGGGATCACCGAGGCGGAGCTGGCCCGGGGCAAGGGGATGAGCAAGGGCTCGTTCGTGCTGGGCCTGGAGGACACCGGGTCGCGGATGAGCCGGCTGGCCAAGGGCGAGCTGCTCTACGGCGACCTGATGCCGGTCGACGAGTTGCTCACCCGGGTCGACGCGGTCACCCTGGACGACGTCAACGCGCTCGCCGCCGAGCTGCTCGGCCGGCCGATGTCCCTCGCCGTGGTCGGTCCGTTCGACGAAGGCGCCTTCTCCGTCTCCCGCTGA
- the rpsO gene encoding 30S ribosomal protein S15, translated as MALDQEAKAKIRSEYATAEGDTGSPEVQVAVLTKRIAELTEHLKVHKHDHHSRRGLLLLVGRRRRLLNYVQKKDINRYRSLIERLGLRR; from the coding sequence ATGGCGCTCGACCAGGAAGCCAAGGCCAAGATCCGCTCGGAGTACGCGACCGCCGAGGGCGACACCGGTTCGCCGGAGGTCCAGGTCGCGGTCCTCACCAAGCGGATCGCCGAGCTCACCGAGCACCTGAAGGTGCACAAGCACGACCACCACAGCCGCCGTGGGCTGCTGCTGCTGGTCGGCCGTCGCCGTCGGCTGCTCAACTACGTCCAGAAGAAGGACATCAACCGCTACCGGTCGCTCATCGAGCGGCTCGGCCTGCGCCGATGA
- a CDS encoding GNAT family N-acetyltransferase: MIDSGLRDRAGRHVTLRPVDDDNWRAVADVAPRDDQRVWVAALAARYLLLSMRSDVWTSLAVYADDVVVGHVMWGVDDDGSRWLGGMVVDAAEQGRGVGRAAVRTLTGWLATQHGDHPIRLSYHPDNVSAAALYRSLGFTPTGALEDDELIAELTRPTSP, from the coding sequence ATGATCGATTCAGGGCTGCGCGACCGGGCGGGCCGTCACGTGACACTGCGCCCGGTGGACGACGACAACTGGCGGGCGGTGGCCGACGTGGCTCCCCGCGACGACCAGCGGGTCTGGGTAGCCGCCCTGGCGGCCCGTTACCTGCTGCTCTCGATGCGTTCCGACGTCTGGACGTCGCTCGCCGTGTACGCGGACGACGTGGTGGTCGGGCACGTCATGTGGGGCGTGGACGACGACGGTTCGCGCTGGCTGGGCGGCATGGTGGTCGACGCCGCCGAGCAGGGCCGGGGGGTCGGCCGCGCCGCCGTCCGTACCCTCACGGGCTGGCTGGCCACCCAGCACGGCGACCACCCGATCCGTCTCTCCTACCACCCGGACAACGTCTCCGCCGCCGCCCTCTACCGCTCTCTCGGCTTCACCCCCACCGGTGCCCTCGAGGACGACGAGCTGATAGCCGAACTCACCCGCCCCACCTCGCCGTGA
- a CDS encoding MIP/aquaporin family protein: MAVNGDPLLDGADPIWWRRLFGELLGTFLLVLVSVGPGVVNQRVGGEPVSRTAAVVAPGLMVSSIILFMGAVSGAHLNPSVTLAFALRADFPWRRVPGYLAAQFVGAVAAAGLLAGLLGGHGTAGLTVPGPTVGTPLALVWELVLTVGLLSTILGTASGAQSVGPLAAVAVGGYLALAGLWASPLTGASMNVFRSLGPALVYGQPRGWWAYLLGPLLAVPVAVGIALLLRGPGGGPVSRRVAQGSAGRRGRRWR; the protein is encoded by the coding sequence ATGGCGGTCAACGGCGACCCGCTCCTCGACGGCGCCGACCCGATCTGGTGGCGCCGGCTCTTCGGCGAACTGCTCGGCACCTTCCTGCTGGTGCTGGTGTCGGTCGGCCCGGGCGTGGTGAACCAGCGCGTCGGCGGTGAACCGGTCAGCCGGACCGCCGCGGTGGTCGCCCCCGGGCTGATGGTGTCGTCGATCATCCTGTTCATGGGGGCGGTCTCCGGCGCCCACCTGAACCCCTCGGTGACGCTCGCCTTCGCCCTGCGGGCGGACTTCCCGTGGCGGCGCGTGCCGGGCTATCTCGCCGCGCAGTTCGTCGGGGCGGTCGCGGCGGCCGGACTGCTCGCCGGGCTGCTCGGCGGGCACGGGACCGCCGGCCTGACCGTTCCCGGCCCGACCGTCGGCACGCCGCTCGCCCTGGTCTGGGAGCTGGTGCTCACCGTCGGCCTGCTGAGCACCATCCTGGGCACCGCCTCCGGCGCGCAGAGCGTGGGACCGCTCGCCGCCGTCGCGGTCGGCGGCTATCTGGCTCTCGCCGGCCTCTGGGCGTCCCCGCTCACCGGCGCGTCAATGAACGTGTTCCGCTCGCTCGGCCCCGCCCTGGTGTACGGGCAGCCCCGGGGCTGGTGGGCGTACCTGCTCGGCCCGCTGCTGGCGGTGCCCGTGGCGGTCGGGATCGCGCTGCTGTTACGCGGACCCGGCGGCGGGCCGGTCAGCCGGCGCGTCGCGCAGGGCAGTGCCGGGCGCCGCGGGCGCCGGTGGCGCTGA
- the dapB gene encoding 4-hydroxy-tetrahydrodipicolinate reductase: MTDAQEKSTVEPIRVGVLGARGRMGAEVCRAVDAAGDMELVAMVDQGDWLFNAADAGAEVVVDFTTPDVVMDNLHWCIDQGISVVVGTTGFTEQRLDRVRGWLERKPGVGVVIAPNFGIGAVLMMQFAARAARHFESVEIIEQHHPRKLDAPSGTATHTARLIAAARAEAGLGPTPDATKDEVAGARGADIDGVRVHAVRATGLVAHQEVLFGTLGETLTIRHDSYDRASFMPGVLLAVRAVRNRPGLTLGLDPLLD, translated from the coding sequence GTGACTGACGCGCAGGAGAAGAGCACGGTCGAGCCGATCCGGGTCGGTGTGCTGGGTGCCCGGGGGCGGATGGGCGCCGAGGTGTGCCGGGCGGTCGACGCCGCCGGCGACATGGAGCTGGTGGCCATGGTCGACCAGGGCGACTGGCTGTTCAACGCCGCCGACGCGGGTGCCGAGGTGGTGGTGGACTTCACCACGCCCGACGTCGTCATGGACAACCTGCACTGGTGCATCGACCAGGGCATCAGCGTGGTGGTGGGCACCACCGGCTTCACCGAGCAACGGCTGGACCGGGTCCGCGGCTGGCTGGAGCGCAAGCCCGGCGTCGGGGTGGTGATCGCGCCGAACTTCGGCATCGGCGCGGTGCTGATGATGCAGTTCGCCGCCCGCGCGGCCCGGCACTTCGAGTCGGTCGAGATCATCGAGCAGCACCACCCGCGCAAGCTGGACGCCCCGAGCGGCACCGCCACGCACACCGCCCGGCTGATCGCGGCGGCCCGGGCCGAGGCCGGTCTCGGCCCCACGCCGGACGCCACCAAGGACGAGGTGGCGGGCGCGCGGGGCGCCGACATCGACGGGGTACGCGTGCACGCCGTCCGTGCCACCGGACTGGTCGCCCATCAGGAGGTGCTCTTCGGCACCCTCGGGGAGACGCTGACCATCCGGCACGACTCGTACGACCGGGCCTCGTTCATGCCCGGCGTGCTGCTGGCCGTCCGCGCGGTGCGCAACCGCCCCGGTCTGACCCTCGGCCTGGACCCCCTCCTCGACTGA
- a CDS encoding polyribonucleotide nucleotidyltransferase, which yields MTETNLGTESRTAVIDNGSFGTREITFSTGRLARQAAGSVVAQLGETVVLSATTAGKQPKEQFDFFPLTVDVEERMYAAGRIPGSFFRREGRPSEDAILTCRLIDRPLRPSFVKGLRNEVQVVETVLALDPQHPYDVVAINAASMSTKLSGLPFSGPIGATRVAHVDGQWVAFPTLEELARATFDMVVAGRTLPDGDVAIMMVEAEATPNAVALIAGGATAPTEEIVASGLEAAKPAIRELCRAQSELAEVAAKPVTEFPVFLDYQDDVYQAVSDLARGEVAEALQIAGKADREEALDRVKAKVAEELGGRFEGREKELSAAFRSLTKSEVRNRVLREQVRIDGRGPRDIRPLTAEVGVLPRVHGSALFERGETQILGVTTLNMLRMEQMVDTLSPENRKRYMHNYNFPPYSTGETGRVGSPKRREIGHGALAERALIPVLPSREEFPYAIRQVSEALGSNGSTSMGSVCASTLGLLSAGVPLKAPVAGIAMGLISDEVDGKTQYVTLTDILGAEDAFGDMDFKVAGTPEFVTALQLDTKLNGIPSDVLAAALQQANEARQTILGVMQAAIEGPAEMSDHAPRVTTVKIPVDKIGMVIGPKGQTINAIQDETGAEISIEDDGTIYVGATNGPSAQAAVERINAIANPTLPKVGDRFLGTVVKTAAFGAFVSLLPGRDGLLHISKVGDGKRVEKVEDFLNVGDRVEVEIADIDARGKIYLDKVRPEGAEAPAAGEAAEGGERPAGRGGDRGPRDRGDRDRERGSRGPERGERGQGGGEGGGEGGERPRRRTRHS from the coding sequence ATGACCGAGACCAACCTCGGCACCGAATCCCGTACCGCCGTGATCGACAACGGGTCCTTCGGCACCCGTGAGATCACCTTCTCCACCGGTCGGCTGGCCCGCCAGGCCGCCGGTTCCGTCGTCGCCCAGCTGGGCGAGACGGTCGTCCTCTCCGCCACCACCGCCGGCAAGCAGCCGAAGGAGCAGTTCGACTTCTTCCCGCTGACCGTCGACGTCGAGGAGCGGATGTACGCCGCGGGCCGGATCCCCGGCTCGTTCTTCCGCCGCGAGGGCCGGCCCAGCGAGGACGCCATCCTCACCTGCCGGCTGATCGACCGGCCGCTGCGCCCGTCCTTCGTCAAGGGCCTGCGCAACGAGGTCCAGGTCGTCGAGACCGTCCTCGCGCTCGACCCGCAGCACCCGTACGACGTGGTGGCGATCAACGCCGCCTCGATGTCGACCAAGCTCTCCGGCCTGCCGTTCTCCGGCCCGATCGGGGCCACCCGGGTCGCGCACGTCGACGGCCAGTGGGTCGCCTTCCCGACCCTGGAGGAGCTGGCCCGGGCCACCTTCGACATGGTCGTGGCCGGCCGTACCCTCCCGGACGGCGACGTCGCGATCATGATGGTCGAGGCCGAGGCCACGCCGAACGCCGTCGCCCTGATCGCCGGTGGCGCGACCGCGCCGACCGAGGAGATCGTGGCCAGCGGCCTGGAGGCCGCCAAGCCGGCGATCCGCGAGCTGTGCCGCGCGCAGAGCGAGCTGGCGGAGGTGGCCGCCAAGCCGGTCACCGAGTTCCCGGTCTTCCTGGACTACCAGGACGACGTCTACCAGGCGGTGTCCGACCTGGCCCGCGGCGAGGTCGCCGAGGCGCTCCAGATCGCCGGCAAGGCGGACCGCGAGGAGGCCCTGGACCGGGTCAAGGCGAAGGTCGCCGAGGAGCTCGGCGGTCGCTTCGAGGGCCGGGAGAAGGAGCTCTCCGCTGCCTTCCGGTCGCTGACCAAGTCCGAGGTGCGCAACCGGGTGCTGCGCGAGCAGGTCCGCATCGACGGCCGCGGCCCGCGCGACATCCGCCCGCTGACCGCCGAGGTCGGCGTGCTGCCGCGGGTGCACGGCTCGGCGCTGTTCGAGCGGGGCGAGACCCAGATCCTGGGCGTCACCACGCTGAACATGCTCCGCATGGAGCAGATGGTGGACACCCTGTCCCCGGAGAACCGCAAGCGCTACATGCACAACTACAACTTCCCGCCGTACTCGACCGGTGAGACCGGCCGGGTCGGTTCGCCGAAGCGGCGCGAGATCGGCCACGGCGCGCTCGCCGAGCGGGCGCTGATCCCGGTGCTGCCGTCGCGCGAGGAGTTCCCGTACGCCATCCGGCAGGTCTCCGAGGCGCTCGGCTCCAACGGCTCCACCTCGATGGGCTCGGTCTGCGCCTCGACGCTGGGCCTGCTCTCGGCCGGTGTGCCGCTGAAGGCGCCGGTCGCCGGCATCGCGATGGGCCTCATCTCCGACGAGGTCGACGGCAAGACCCAGTACGTGACGCTGACCGACATCCTCGGTGCCGAGGACGCGTTCGGTGACATGGACTTCAAGGTCGCCGGCACGCCGGAGTTCGTCACCGCGCTGCAGCTCGACACCAAGCTCAACGGCATCCCGTCGGACGTGCTGGCCGCCGCGCTGCAGCAGGCGAACGAGGCCCGCCAGACCATCCTGGGCGTGATGCAGGCCGCGATCGAGGGGCCGGCCGAGATGTCGGACCACGCGCCTCGGGTCACCACCGTGAAGATCCCGGTCGACAAGATCGGCATGGTGATCGGCCCGAAGGGCCAGACCATCAACGCGATCCAGGACGAGACCGGCGCCGAGATCTCCATCGAGGACGACGGCACGATCTACGTCGGCGCGACCAACGGCCCGTCGGCCCAGGCCGCGGTCGAGCGGATCAACGCGATCGCCAACCCGACGCTGCCGAAGGTCGGCGACCGGTTCCTCGGCACCGTGGTGAAGACCGCCGCGTTCGGCGCCTTCGTCTCGCTGCTGCCGGGCCGCGACGGCCTGCTGCACATCTCGAAGGTCGGCGACGGCAAGCGGGTCGAGAAGGTCGAGGACTTCCTCAACGTCGGCGACCGGGTCGAGGTGGAGATCGCGGACATCGACGCCCGCGGCAAGATCTACCTGGACAAGGTCCGCCCGGAGGGCGCCGAGGCGCCGGCCGCCGGTGAGGCCGCCGAGGGCGGCGAGCGTCCGGCCGGCCGGGGCGGCGACCGGGGCCCGCGGGACCGGGGTGACCGGGACCGTGAGCGCGGCAGCCGGGGCCCGGAGCGTGGCGAGCGCGGTCAGGGCGGCGGCGAGGGTGGTGGCGAGGGCGGCGAGCGCCCGCGTCGGCGGACCCGCCACAGCTGA
- a CDS encoding DUF6186 family protein, whose amino-acid sequence MRALAIGGFLTALLLFAAVGWAARRDGARIPPLGDVCAVLMRAEIGPVPVGRIVLLGFWWWLGWHFLAR is encoded by the coding sequence ATGCGCGCGCTGGCGATCGGCGGGTTCCTGACCGCGCTGCTGCTCTTCGCCGCCGTCGGGTGGGCCGCCCGGCGGGACGGCGCCCGTATACCGCCGCTCGGTGACGTCTGCGCCGTCCTGATGCGCGCCGAGATCGGTCCCGTGCCGGTGGGGCGGATCGTGCTGCTCGGGTTCTGGTGGTGGCTCGGCTGGCACTTCCTGGCCCGCTGA
- a CDS encoding glycogen debranching N-terminal domain-containing protein produces the protein MSERHLQPLLHDLVGVVHAPTSALGDAAGQIRPAGVQGVFHADARVLSRAELRVDEREPEALTRGAVGPHGTRFVALARWLGDPGPDPTVRIERTRHATAHGLTEELRVVSTAAAPVRATVSVELGCDLAPIELVKSGAMGTPLAARTAGPGRLSWTGDGITVTVTAPTAAVDATTPRVSWPVDLAPRSEVTLRWTLTVTDPQAVVVAPPAAPTWSQPEVRADDRRIVRLLDRSLADLRGLRLADPAHPADVFLGAGVPWFLTLFGRDSLWAARMMLPLGTELAAGTLRVLARRQGTRVDPATGEAPGKILHELRRHEFAPGGGLSLPPAYFGTVDATMLWIGLLHDAWRWGLPADQVEPLLPHLEAALGWLGEHADADGDGLVEYVDTTGHGLANQGWKDSGDAVRFRDGRLAQPPIVLAEVQGYAYQAARHGADLLDAFDRPGADRWRGYADRLAHRFRAAFWVDGRYGPQPALALDRDKRPVDSLTSNIGHLLGTGLLSDDESAQVAALLGTETLAGGFGLRTMSTDDAGFSPLSYHCGSVWTHDTAIVLGGLARAGFTDAALQLADGLLGAAEAFAYRLPELYGGDDRALLGRPVPYPAACHPQAWSAAAAVLLLQAGVGLYPDVPAGRVELRPLAGPRLGALAVDGLRIAGTPVGVTVDATGHPTITGLPTPLTVTPPPNPHPHPHPHLPLPRTPHPAPAPR, from the coding sequence GTGTCCGAACGCCACCTGCAACCCCTGCTGCACGACCTGGTCGGCGTGGTCCACGCCCCCACCAGCGCGCTGGGTGACGCGGCCGGGCAGATCCGCCCGGCCGGCGTCCAGGGCGTCTTCCACGCCGACGCCCGGGTGCTGTCCCGGGCCGAGCTGCGCGTCGACGAGCGGGAACCGGAGGCGCTCACCCGGGGCGCGGTCGGCCCCCACGGCACCCGGTTCGTCGCGCTCGCCCGCTGGCTCGGTGACCCCGGCCCCGACCCGACCGTCCGGATCGAACGGACCCGGCACGCCACCGCGCACGGCCTCACCGAGGAACTGCGGGTCGTCTCCACCGCGGCGGCGCCGGTCCGGGCCACCGTCAGCGTCGAGCTCGGCTGCGACCTCGCCCCGATCGAGCTGGTCAAGTCCGGTGCGATGGGCACGCCGCTGGCGGCCCGCACCGCCGGGCCCGGCCGGCTGAGCTGGACCGGGGACGGCATCACCGTGACGGTGACCGCGCCGACCGCCGCCGTCGACGCCACCACGCCCCGGGTCAGCTGGCCGGTCGACCTCGCACCCCGCAGCGAGGTGACACTGCGCTGGACCCTCACGGTGACCGACCCGCAGGCCGTGGTGGTCGCCCCGCCCGCCGCACCGACCTGGTCGCAGCCCGAGGTCCGGGCCGACGACCGCCGCATCGTCCGGCTGCTCGACCGGTCCCTGGCCGACCTGCGCGGGCTGCGGCTCGCCGACCCCGCCCACCCGGCGGACGTCTTCCTCGGCGCCGGCGTGCCCTGGTTCCTCACCCTGTTCGGCCGGGACAGCCTCTGGGCCGCCCGGATGATGCTGCCGCTCGGCACCGAGCTGGCCGCCGGCACGCTGCGGGTGCTCGCCCGCCGGCAGGGCACCCGGGTCGACCCGGCGACCGGCGAGGCACCCGGCAAGATCCTGCACGAGCTGCGCCGGCACGAGTTCGCCCCCGGCGGCGGGCTGAGCCTGCCACCCGCCTACTTCGGCACCGTCGACGCCACCATGCTCTGGATCGGCCTGCTGCACGACGCGTGGCGCTGGGGGCTGCCCGCCGACCAGGTCGAACCGCTGCTGCCGCACCTCGAGGCCGCGCTGGGCTGGCTCGGCGAGCACGCCGACGCCGACGGCGACGGCCTCGTCGAGTACGTCGACACCACCGGCCACGGCCTGGCCAACCAGGGCTGGAAGGACTCCGGCGACGCGGTCCGCTTCCGCGACGGCCGGCTGGCCCAGCCGCCCATCGTGCTGGCCGAGGTGCAGGGGTACGCGTACCAGGCGGCGAGGCACGGCGCCGACCTGCTCGACGCGTTCGACCGGCCGGGCGCCGACCGCTGGCGCGGGTACGCCGACCGGCTGGCCCACCGGTTCCGCGCCGCGTTCTGGGTCGACGGCCGGTACGGCCCCCAGCCCGCGCTCGCCCTCGACCGGGACAAGCGCCCGGTGGACTCGCTGACCAGCAACATCGGCCACCTGCTCGGCACCGGCCTGCTCTCGGACGACGAGTCCGCCCAGGTGGCGGCCCTGCTCGGCACCGAGACGCTGGCCGGCGGCTTCGGGCTGCGCACCATGTCCACCGACGACGCCGGGTTCAGCCCGCTGTCCTACCACTGCGGGTCGGTGTGGACGCACGACACCGCGATCGTGCTCGGCGGGCTGGCCCGCGCCGGGTTCACCGACGCCGCACTGCAGCTCGCCGACGGCCTGCTGGGTGCCGCCGAGGCGTTCGCCTACCGGCTGCCGGAGCTGTACGGCGGCGACGACCGCGCCCTGCTCGGCCGGCCGGTGCCGTACCCGGCGGCCTGCCATCCGCAGGCATGGTCGGCCGCGGCGGCGGTGCTGCTGCTCCAGGCCGGCGTCGGCCTCTATCCCGACGTCCCGGCCGGCCGCGTCGAGCTGCGCCCGCTGGCCGGCCCGCGCCTCGGCGCCCTGGCCGTGGACGGCCTGCGGATCGCCGGCACCCCGGTCGGCGTCACCGTCGACGCCACCGGCCACCCCACCATCACCGGCCTCCCCACCCCCCTAACCGTCACCCCGCCCCCAAACCCCCACCCCCACCCTCACCCTCACCTCCCCCTCCCCCGCACCCCCCACCCCGCGCCCGCACCCCGCTGA
- a CDS encoding bifunctional riboflavin kinase/FAD synthetase, which translates to MQRWRGYEAAPGGWGRSVVTIGVFDGVHKGHQATIGHTVARARELGVRSVVVTFDPHPAEVVRPGSHPAVLTEPARKAELIEALGVDVLCVVPFTPEFSRLTAEEFVHDILVAHLHAALVVVGDNFRFGHRAAGDVALLERLGRTFGFGVEDAPLVAEAGTVFSSTYIRSCVDAGDVTAATAALGRPHRVEGVVVRGDQRGRELGFPTANLLTHRYAAVPADGVYAARLVRRGHREPLAAAVSIGTNPTFSGRERRVEAYALDFTGDLYGERLALDFVAHLREQIRYDAIEPLVAQIAEDVERTRRAVG; encoded by the coding sequence ATGCAGCGGTGGCGGGGGTACGAGGCGGCACCCGGTGGCTGGGGGCGCTCGGTGGTCACCATCGGCGTCTTCGACGGCGTGCACAAGGGGCACCAGGCCACCATCGGCCACACCGTGGCGCGCGCCCGTGAGCTGGGGGTCCGGTCGGTGGTGGTGACCTTCGACCCGCACCCGGCCGAGGTGGTCCGCCCCGGCTCGCACCCCGCCGTGCTCACCGAGCCGGCCCGCAAGGCGGAGCTGATCGAGGCGCTCGGCGTGGATGTGCTCTGCGTGGTGCCGTTCACCCCGGAGTTCTCCCGGCTGACCGCCGAGGAGTTCGTGCACGACATCCTGGTCGCGCACCTGCACGCCGCGCTGGTGGTGGTGGGCGACAACTTCCGCTTCGGGCACCGGGCGGCGGGCGACGTGGCGCTGCTGGAGCGGCTCGGCCGCACCTTCGGCTTCGGGGTGGAGGACGCCCCGCTGGTCGCCGAGGCCGGCACCGTCTTCTCCTCCACCTACATCCGGTCCTGCGTCGACGCCGGCGACGTGACGGCGGCGACCGCCGCGCTGGGCCGCCCGCACCGGGTCGAGGGGGTGGTGGTCCGCGGCGACCAGCGCGGGCGGGAGCTGGGCTTTCCCACCGCCAACCTGCTCACCCACCGGTACGCGGCGGTCCCCGCCGACGGCGTGTACGCCGCCCGGCTGGTGCGCCGGGGACACCGGGAACCGCTGGCCGCGGCTGTGTCGATCGGCACCAACCCGACCTTCTCCGGCCGGGAGCGGCGGGTGGAGGCGTACGCGCTGGACTTCACCGGTGACCTGTACGGCGAACGGCTGGCCCTGGACTTCGTCGCGCACCTGCGGGAGCAGATCCGGTACGACGCGATCGAGCCGCTGGTCGCCCAGATCGCCGAGGACGTCGAGCGGACCCGGCGGGCGGTCGGCTGA
- the truB gene encoding tRNA pseudouridine(55) synthase TruB — protein sequence MSTDGLIVVDKPACMTSHDVVARIRRLARTRRVGHGGTLDPMATGVLVIGVGRATRLLTYVIGAGKSYLATIRLGQATVTDDAEGDVIATTPAGAVTDEAVHAALAALTGEIDQVPSAVSAIKVNGERAYKRVREGETVELPARRVTISRLDVLAIRRDGPDVVDVDVDVTCSSGTYIRAIARDAGLALGVGGHLTALRRTAVGGFALAEAATLDELEQRAPEVVNLPLDAAADRFFPRRDATPDEAKVLSHGGPLDPAGITGPYAVFGPDGGLIAIVSERDGRARAEIVLAPA from the coding sequence GTGAGCACAGACGGCCTGATCGTGGTGGACAAGCCCGCCTGCATGACGTCGCACGACGTGGTGGCGCGGATCCGGCGGTTGGCGCGTACCCGGCGGGTGGGGCACGGTGGCACGCTCGACCCGATGGCCACCGGGGTGCTGGTGATCGGGGTGGGCCGGGCGACCCGGCTGCTCACCTACGTGATCGGCGCCGGCAAGAGCTACCTCGCGACGATCCGGCTCGGGCAGGCCACCGTCACCGACGACGCCGAGGGCGACGTGATCGCCACCACCCCGGCCGGCGCGGTGACCGACGAGGCGGTGCACGCCGCGCTCGCCGCGCTGACCGGTGAGATCGACCAGGTGCCCAGCGCGGTCAGCGCGATCAAAGTCAACGGGGAGCGGGCGTACAAGCGGGTCCGCGAGGGGGAGACCGTCGAGCTGCCGGCCCGCCGTGTCACCATCTCCCGCCTCGACGTCCTCGCGATCCGCCGGGACGGCCCCGACGTGGTGGACGTGGACGTGGACGTGACCTGCTCGTCCGGGACGTACATCCGGGCGATCGCGCGCGACGCGGGCCTGGCCCTCGGGGTCGGTGGCCACCTGACCGCGCTGCGCCGGACCGCCGTCGGCGGGTTCGCCCTGGCCGAGGCGGCCACCCTCGACGAGCTGGAACAACGCGCGCCCGAGGTGGTCAACCTGCCGCTGGACGCCGCCGCCGACCGGTTCTTCCCGCGCCGGGACGCCACGCCGGACGAGGCGAAGGTGCTCTCCCACGGCGGGCCGCTGGACCCGGCCGGCATCACCGGGCCGTACGCCGTCTTCGGTCCGGACGGCGGCCTGATCGCTATCGTCAGCGAGCGGGACGGTCGGGCCCGCGCGGAGATCGTGCTCGCCCCCGCCTGA